Below is a genomic region from Salinicoccus roseus.
AGATCCTCATAAAGCAGTATGTCGATATCGATCGTCCGCGGGCCCCATACTTCCTTCCGGACACGCCCCAGATCGTGTTCGATCGACAGGACGACTTCCAGCAGATCCAGAGGGGATACACGTGTTTCAATCATCACGCACATGTTCATGAAGTTCGGCTGGTCTGTCTTTCCATAGGGCTCTGTTTCAAGGATGGAGGAACGATTGACAACTTCTATCGCTTCATGGTCATCAAGTTTTTGGATGGCGGATTCCAGGTTGTCCCTGCGATCCCCCATATTGCTTCCAAGTCCCAAATATACAACCGCCATTAATCTTCCCGCTTTCTATTCAAAGTAATGCTGACGTTATCATAATTTCCCTCTATCGGAGGGTTCACTTTAGTGATGGTCACTTCTGTCCCTACTATTTTATCATATTGGTCAAACAGTGCTTTCGACACTTTTTCGGCAAGATGTTCTATCAGGTTTACAGGTTCCCCCTTGATGATCTCCTCAATCATCTGGTAGGCCTCCCCGTAGTGGACGGTCCCGTTCAGGTCGTCTGTTGTGGAAGCAGGGGTGAGGTCCAGATGCATCACGACATCCGTAATGAAGAACTGTCCAAGTGTGCGTTCAGCATCGAATACCCCATGGTATGCATATGTCTTTATGCCATTGATTCTGATGTTATCCATCCATATCCTCCTTGAGCTTCATATAGGCATCTGCAAGTTTCCTGTTCAGGGCCACATTGTGCACGCGCACCGCCCTGACACCCTTATCGATGCCGTATATCGTCGTTGCAGCAGTGGCTTCATCCCGTTCGGATGCCTGGGTGTCCTCACCGGCGAGCTCCCTGATCATACGCTTCCGGCTTGTCGCAAGAAGGATGGGGTAGCCTGTCGCCACAAGTTCTTCCAGGCGGCGCATCACGGTGAGTTCCTCACTGCGTGTTTTGACGAATCCGATGCCCGGATCGAGCCAGATCTTATCGTCCTTCACGCCGTGCGCTTTTGCCAGGGCCACGGAGGCCAACAGTTCTTCGATCATGTCTTCGACGACATCACTGTAGCTGGCATGGGTGTTGTTGTGCATCAGGAAGATCGGCACTTCATATTCGCTGGCGACATCGAGGATCGTTTCATCATACGTGCCCCGCCACTGGTCATTGATCATCGTAGCACCCGCATCGAGTGCCGCCCGGGCCACATCCCCGCGGAAGGTGTCGATGGCTATATCCACACCGATATCCCTGATTGCTTCGATGACGGGAACGATCCGTCGAATCTCCTCTTCGGCACTGATTTCCTCATGCCCCGGCCGCGTGGAATATCCACCGACATCAATGATGTCTGCACCTTCCCCGACCATCTCCCGTGCCCGCTCGACAGCATCATCCACAGCCTGATATTTGCCGCCGTCGCTGAATGAATCCGGAGTGACATTCAGGATTCCCATTATCTGCAGTCGTTTCATACTATCATCCTCTATTCCACAATAATAGACATATTATAACATGTATAAGTGATGAAATATAATGGCTTCCAGGTAAAATAAAATACCATACCCCCAAAGGGATATGGTATTCAAGATGACTGGCATCAGCCTTCGAAATTGAACAGCGGTGTTGAAAGGTATCTCTCACCGTTGGATGGCAATACTGTAATGACGCTCTTTCCTTTTCCAAGCTTCTTGGCGACTTCAATACTTGCCAGCACTGCCGCACCGGAGGAGATGCCACCGAGTATGCCTTCTTTGGCTGCGAGTTCGCGCGCCCACTCCATCGCTTCCTCATTGCCGATCTGAATGACTTCATCATAGATTTCAGTATTCAGCGTCTTCGGCACAAAACCGGCACCCAGTCCCTGGAGTTTATGCGGACCAGGGTCGCCCCCGCTCAGTACCGGAGAGTCCTTCGGTTCCACAGCATAGATGGCAAGCTCCGGGTATGCCTCTTTCAATGCCTTGCCGGCACCTGAAATCGTGCCGCCTGTACCGATGCCTGAAACGAATCCGGCTACATCGAGGCC
It encodes:
- the folK gene encoding 2-amino-4-hydroxy-6-hydroxymethyldihydropteridine diphosphokinase; translated protein: MAVVYLGLGSNMGDRRDNLESAIQKLDDHEAIEVVNRSSILETEPYGKTDQPNFMNMCVMIETRVSPLDLLEVVLSIEHDLGRVRKEVWGPRTIDIDILLYEDLELSLDELNIPHAEMHKRSFVLEPLSEIAGDVVHPGTGRTIEAMRRALEAGETNV
- the folB gene encoding dihydroneopterin aldolase, coding for MDNIRINGIKTYAYHGVFDAERTLGQFFITDVVMHLDLTPASTTDDLNGTVHYGEAYQMIEEIIKGEPVNLIEHLAEKVSKALFDQYDKIVGTEVTITKVNPPIEGNYDNVSITLNRKRED
- the folP gene encoding dihydropteroate synthase, encoding MKRLQIMGILNVTPDSFSDGGKYQAVDDAVERAREMVGEGADIIDVGGYSTRPGHEEISAEEEIRRIVPVIEAIRDIGVDIAIDTFRGDVARAALDAGATMINDQWRGTYDETILDVASEYEVPIFLMHNNTHASYSDVVEDMIEELLASVALAKAHGVKDDKIWLDPGIGFVKTRSEELTVMRRLEELVATGYPILLATSRKRMIRELAGEDTQASERDEATAATTIYGIDKGVRAVRVHNVALNRKLADAYMKLKEDMDG